The Amycolatopsis sp. NBC_01480 genome segment GATTCACCGGGATTTCAGGTCGCGAGCAGGGCCCTGACGGCGCCGCGGTCGATTTTGCCGGGCCCGCGCAGGGGCAGCTCCGCGGCGAACTCCAGGCGTTTCGGCGTCGCGGCCGGGCCCAGCTCGGCCCGGACGGCCGCGCGCAGGCCGGAGCTGTCGGCCACGCCTTCGGTGACGACCAGCGCGACCACCGCCTCGCCCCACTCCGGATCCGGGAGGCCGACGACGCACGCGTCGCGTACCCCGGGCTGGCCGCCGAGCACCCGTTCGACCGCCGCGGCCGACACCTTCACGCCGCCGGTGTTGATCACGTCGTCCGCGCGGCCCAGCACCTCGACCCGGCCGTCGGCGTGGATCCGGCCACGGTCGGAGGTGCGGAACCAGCCGTCGGCGAACGACTCGGCGGTCAGCTCCGGCGCGAGCCGGTAGCCGTGGGCCAGCACTTCGCCGGAGATGCGGATGCGGTCGTCGGCGTCGAGTTGCACGTGGACGCCGTCGAGGGGGACGCCGTCGTAAACGCAGCCGCTGGCCGTCTCGCTCATGCCGTACGCGGGCATGATCCGTACGCCCGCTTCAGCCGCGCGCGTACGCAGCTTCGGCGACGTCGCGGCCGCGCCCAGCACGATGGCGTCGAAGGCGCGCGCGGCTTCGAGACCGGCCCCGCCGTCGTCGAGCAGCCGGACGAGCTGAGTCGGAACCAGCGCGGTGTACGTCGGGCCTGACGCGGCGAGCACCGGGGCGGCGGCCGCGGCGAAGTCGTCCGGGCGGAAGCCGTCGCCGACGAGGTACGCCGGTCGTGTGCCCGCCAGCCGCGCGCGGACCAGCACCTGCAGGCCACCGATGTAGTGCGCGGGCGTCGCCAGCAGCCAGTGGCCAGGGCCGCCGAGCCGGTCGTGCGTCGCGCGCGCCGAAGCAGTCAGCGCGGACGGCGAGAGCAGCACGCCCTTCGGCGCCCCGGTGGACCCGGATGTGGCGATCACCACCGCCGTCCCCGGCTCGGCCGGCGTGTCGGGGGCCATCCCCGCCAGCAGCGCGGGCGCCGACGGGTCGGCGGCGTTCAGCGGCAGCACCGCCTCGCCGCCGTCCAGCGCCGACGCCACCGCGGCGTCCAGCGCGGCGACCGCGTCCGCGCTCCCGTCGAGCCACACCACACGCACGAGCGAACCTCCAGCAGGTCAGGACTCGTGAGTGTTTGTGACGGTTAGAACCGGCATAAACACTCACGAGGGGTCAGTAGTAGTACGGGTAGGCGGCCCAGTCCGGGTCCCGCTTCTCCAGGAACGCGTCGCGGCCCTCCACGGCCTCGTCCTGCATGTACGCCAGACGGGTGGTTTCGCCGGCGAAGAGCTGCTGGCCGACCAGGCCGTCGTCGATCGCGTTGAAGGCGTACTTCAGCATCCGCTGCGCGGTCGGCGACTTGCCGAGGATCGCCCAGCCCCACTCCAGCGCCTCGGCCTCCAGCTCGGCGTGCGGGACCACGGCGTTCACCGCGCCCATCGCGTGCATCTGCTCGGCGGTGTAGTCGCGGCCCAGGAAGAAGATCTCGCGGGCGAACTTCTGCCCTACCTGCCGCGCGAGGTAGGCGGAGCCGAAACCGCCGTCGAACGAGCCGACGTCGGCATCGGTCTGCTTGAACCGGGCGTGCTCGGCCGAGGCCAGGGTGAGATCGCACACCACGTGCAGCGAGTGCCCGCCGCCCGCGGCCCAGCCCGGCACCACCGCGAGCACCGGTTTCGGCATGAACCGGATCAGGCGCTGGACCTCGAGGATGTGCAGCCGGCCGGCTCGCGCCGGGTCCACCGTGTCAGAGGTCTCCCCGCTCGCGTACTGATACCCGGACCTTCCGCGAATACGCTGGTCACCGCCGGAACAGAAGGCCCACCCCCCGTCCTTCGGCGACGGGCCGTTCCCGGTGAGCAGCACACAGCCGACGTCGGAGCTCATCCGCGCGTGGTCAAGGGCGCGGTAGAGCTCGTCGACGGTGTGCGGCCGGAAGGCGTTGCGGACCTCGGGCCGGTCGAACGCGACTCGGACCACCCGTTTGCCGGAGCGGCTTTCGGTGGAGCGGTGGTAGGTGATGTCGGTGAAGTCGAAACCTTCGACCTCGGTCCACGCGGCCGGATCGAACAGCTCGGAAACTCGGGCGTCATCCACGTTTGGGAGAATAGGACCTGTGGACACTCTTGCTGCGCTTGATGCCGCCTCCGCCGGGGCGCGCCGGTGAACCCGTCCACCGCGCAAGCCCGGGTGATCGTCGACGAGCTCGTCCGCAACACCGTCTCCCACGTGGTCCTGTGCCCCGGCTCGCGTAACGCGCCGCTGGCGATCGCGCTGTACGACGCGGCCGCGGCCGGGCGGCTCCAGCTGCACGTCCGGATCGACGAGCGCGGCGCCGCCTTCCTCGCCCTCGGCATCGCCGCGCGCACCGGCCGTCCCGCGGCCGTGGTGTGCACCTCCGGCACCGCGGCGGCGAACTTCCACCCCGCCGTGCTCGAGGCCGACCGCGCCGGCGTGCCGCTGATCGTGCTGACCGCCGACCGGCCGCCGGAGCTGCGCGCGGCCGGCGCGAGCCAGGTGATCGACCAGTACCAGCTGTACGGCAACGCCGTGCGCTACTTCGACGAGCTGGCCGTGGCCGAGCGCCGGGCCGGCCAGAACTCCTACTGGCGCAGCCAGATCTGCCGCGCGTGGAACGCCGCGTACGGCGAGTGGCGCTGCGGGCCGGTGCACCTGAACATCCCGTTCCGCGAGCCGCTGGTGCCGGATTTCGTCGACGAGGCGTGGTACGAGTCACTGGAGGGCCGCCCGGACGGCGAGCGCTGGACGGAGCTGCCGGACTTCGGCGCGCTGCCCTCCTTTGTGGTCCCCTCGGCACGGCACGGCCTGGTGATCGCCTGCGACACCGGCGTGCAGGCGGCCAGCGAGTGGGCCGAACAGCACGGCTGGCCGGTGGTTTCGGAGACCGGCGGCCTCGGCCTGTCCGGCTCGACCGCGATCCCGGCCGGCGCGTGGCTGCTGGGCGTTGAGGAGTTCATCAGCAAGCACCGGCCGGAGCAGGTGCTCTGCCTCGGCCGTCCGACGGTGTTCCGGCAGGTCCAGCAGGTGCTGTCCGATCCGTCGGTGGAGGTGCTGCTGGTGCGCCCGGACTCCGACTGGCCCGCGCCCGCGCACAACGTCCGGCAGGTCGGCCAGTGGTTCGCCGAGCCGACGAAACCCGCCGACCCGGAGTGGCTCGCGAGCTGGCAGCGCGCCGACGCGGCCGCCACCGGCGCCGTCACCGAGGCACTGGCGGGCGAGCCGTGGCCGAGCGGCCTGCGGGTGGCGACCGAGCTGGTGGACGCCCTGCCCGACGGCGCGCTGCTGGTGGTCGGCTCCTCCAACCCGACGCGCGACGTCGCGCTGGCCGGCCGGCTGCGCCCGGACGTGCTGGTGCACCGCAACCGCGGCGTCGCGGGCATCGACGGCACGGTGTCCACGGCCATCGGCGCCGCGATGGTGCACCGCGCGCCGTCGTACGCGCTGCTGGGCGACCTGACCTTCCTGCACGACGCGAGCGGCCTGCTCACCGGACCCACGGAGCAACGCCCGGACCTGACCATCGTGGTCCTCAACGACGACGGCGGCGGCATCTTTTCGTTGCTGGAACAGGGCGCGCCGGAGTACAACGCGAGCTTCGAACGCGTCTTCGGCACCCCGCACGGCGCCGACCTGGGCGCGCTGTGCGCGGGCTACCGGGTGCCCCACGTCGTCGCCGAGACGATCACGGAGTTCCGCGCCGCGCTGAAGCCCCAGCCGGGCCTGCGGGTCGTCGAGGTCCGCGTCGACCGGACCCGCCACCGCGACCTGCACGCCCGGCTCCGCTCAGCGGTCGCGGCGGCGGTCGGCTCGGCCTGACCGGCTCGGTAGGGCTGGTTCAGCTTCCTTGGACGTCAGGCCCGGTGCCCCACTGGGCGCGCAACATGGCCACGTGCGCGGCGAAATCGCTCACCATGGAGACCCGGGCGGGCTGCAGCAGCCACTGTTGCTGCAGCCCGTCGAGTACCGCGATCGTCATGTGCACCAAGCTCGCGATCGGCGCCTCCGGGTCGACTTCGCCCTGGGCCTGGCCGGTCCGCAAGGCGTCGGTCAGCCAGGACTCGATGCCGTCGTAGTGGTCGCGGACCCATTGGTGCGCCGGGTGTCCCGGTTCGATCGCCTCCCCGGAGAGCCGGACGAACAGGCTCACCAGCTGGGGCCGCGTCGAGTTGCGGGCGACCAGGGACCCGAGGGCGTCGAACGCGGCCCAGCCCAGTGGGGGTTCGCCGTTGTTGCTCATGAAGCGGCCGTCTTCGGCGTCGCGCTCCTCCAGGACGGCCGAGAGCAGCGCGGCCTTGCTCGGGAAGTGGTGCAGGAGACCGGATTGGGACAACCCGGTCTTCGCCGCCACCTGCGCGATCGACGTGCCCTTGAACCCGCTCACCGCGAACAGCTCCAACGCGGCGTGCAGGGCCTTCGACCGCGAGGCCTCACCCGCCAGGTCGCCGCGCGACTTCACCGGCGCGGTGCGGTATCGGGGTGGGAAGGACATTCGTGCTCCTCGTTCGCGGTCGCAGCCGGCGCTGCGGTCAGGGGCCAACCGGCAGCGTAATCCGGACGTCGCCGAGGCCGCGGGCGATCAGCACCTCGCCGCGGGCCGGCAGCGGGTGCCAGCCGCCGTCACGCCAGATCCGCTGCACCCGCGGATCACACGGGACGTCGACCCGCGCGCTCTGCCCCGGTTCCAGCCGCACGCCCACCCACCCGATCAGCCGCACCGGTTCGCCGTCGGGGCGCAGGTAGACCTGGACCACCTCACGGCCGGCCCGGGAGCCGCTGTTCGCGACCTCGACCCGTACCGATCTGATGGCTTCGGCCGCGGTGAGTTCGGCGGCCCCGTAGGTCCACTCGGTGTAGCCGAGGCCGTGGCCGAACCAGAACAACGGCTCGCCCGACCAGCCGCGGTAGCCGGTCGCCACGTCGTCGGTGTAGGGCAGCTCGCCGTCGACGGGCACGGTGGACCAGGCCGGCCCGTCGCCGTCGCGGGCCGGGAACGTGGTCACCAGCCGCCCGGCCGGCTCGACCTCGCCGGTGAGCGCGGCCGCGACGGCCGCCCCGGACTCCTGACCGGGCAAGCCGGCCCACAAGACGGCGTCGACCTGTTCGCGCCACGGCATGAGCACCGGCGTCGCCGCGTTCACCACGACCACCGTGCGGCGGGCGACCGCCGCGACGGCCGCGACGAGCGCGTCCTGTTCTCCGGGCAGGGCCAGGGTTTCCTTGTCCGAGCCCTCGGTTTCCTGTTCCTGGCTCAGCCCGACGACGACCACCGCCACGTCGGCCTCGCGGGCCGCGTGCGCCGCCGCGCTGATCGCGGCCGCCGCGGGCAGCGGCGCCGGCCGCACGATCAGCCCCAGCACCCGCATGCCCGGCTCGCCGGGGGTGGTCGCGGTGATGATCGCGCCCGGTTCGAGATCGGCGGTCACGGTGCGGGCCGGCGGGTGCAGCACGCCGCCGCCCGGGCCGTCCGGCGCCGCCAGCTCGAACCGCTCCTGGTGCCCCGGCGCGGTGAACGTCCACTCGCCGGCCCCGCGGACCCCGACCTGCATCCGGGCCGGTCCGCCGAGGACGACCTGCGCGGTCAGCTCGATGCTCGCCACGTCGTCGAGTGCGGTGCCGAAGCCGACCGCGGTCTCCGCCCAGTCCAGGTGCCTGGAGACGAGCAGCGTGCCGGAAGCGTCGCGCGCGACAAGCCGGACGCCCTCCTCGCCGGTCTCCGGATCCCGCACGGTGCCCGGCGCGGCGACGGGCGGATCCTGGCGGACCTCAACTCCGTCCACAATAGACACTTGATCGAGTACGGCGGTGAGGCCGTCCGCGATGCTGACCACGTGCGGCGGCCGGACCTGGGCCGAGCCGCCGCCCTGGGCGATGGTCTCGGTGGCGTGCCGGCCGATGACCACCACCCGGCCCGGGTTCTCCAGCGGCAGCACCGAATTCCGGTTGACCAGCACGGTCATGCCACCAGCGGCGAGGTCACGCAGCTGCCGGCGTCGCGCCGGGCTGTCCGGCGCGGGCAGTCCGGACGGCGGCTCGCGGCGCGGGCCGAACGCGCCCACCCGGCCGGCGAGCCGGAGCAGCCGCCGCAGGTGTTCGTCCACAACGGACTCCCGGACCGCGCCTTCGCGCACCGCTTCGACCAGCGCCGTCCCCCACGGCCCCGCCGGCCCGGGCATGACCAGGTCCAGCCCGCCGTTCGCGCTGGCCGCGGTGGACGTCGTGGCGAACCAGTCCGACATGACCAGCCCGTCGTACGCCCACTCGCCCTTGAGGACGCCTTCGATCAACGGCGCGTGCTCGGTGCCGGTGATCCCGTTGATCCGGTTGTACGAAGCCATGACCGCCCACGGATCGGCCTCGGCCACGGTCATCTCGAACGGCAGCAGGTACACCTCGCGCAGCGCCCGCTCGGACACCACGGAGTTCATCGTGTTGCGCTCGGTCTCGGACTCGTTGGCCAGGAAGTGCTTGGGGGTGGCGGCGATTCCCCGCTCCTGCATGGCCTTCACGTACGCGGTGGCGAGCGCGCCGGTGAGCAGCGGGTCTTCGCTGAACGCCTCGAACAGCCGGCCGCCGAGCGGGCTCCGGTGCAGGTTGATGGTCGGGCCGAGCACCACGTGCACGCCCTGCGCGGCCGCCTCTTCCGCAAGCAGCGCACCGACTTCGGCGGCCACGGCGGTGTCCCAGTGCTGCGCCAGCAGGGTCGCGTTCGGCAGCAGGCAGGTGACGCGGCCGCCGGCGAACTCGCTGCCGCGGACGCCGGTGGGGCCGTCGGAGAGCACGACCTCGCCGAGTTCGATGGCCGGTTCGGGATACAGCGCGAACAGGGCGGCGCCGGTCAGCAGCCGGACCTTCGCGGGCAGGTCGAGGACGCCGAGGGCCTTCTCGATCCGGTTTTCCAGGTCGTTCATGGGTTCCTTTCCGGGGCGCGGCATCAGCGCACCGACTTGATCGGCAGGACGGCCACCGCGCCGACGACGCAGACCGCGGCCGCGACGCCGAGCAGGAGCGAGTAGTTGTTGCCGCCGCCGATCCCGATCAGCGCGGCGCCGACCGCCGGGGCCAGCGCCTGCGGTCCGGCGTTGGCGATGTTGAGCACGCCGAGGTCCTTCGCCGAGTCGTCCGGGTTGGGCAGCACGTCGATCACCAGCGCGAGGTCGACGCCCATGTAGATGCCGTACCCGGCGCCCAGCACCACTTCGCCCACGTAGAACGCGCCGATCGTCTCCGCCTGCAGCAGCAGGATCAGCCCGACGCCGAACAGCAGGGTCGACGCGGCGACGAACACCTTGCGCCGCCGCAGTTTGTCGGACAGCCAGCCGGCGGCCTGCCCGGTCAGCGCCACCATGATCGTGTACAGCAGCACCCCGGTCGCCATCACCGCGGTGGCGTCCGCCAGGGACAGCGCGAGCTCGTGCTGCATGTACAGCAGCCGGTAGGTGGTGAACAGGAACGAGGCCAGGATGATCATGAACCGGGAAACCCAGGCCCAGGCGAAATCCGGGTGCTTGCGCGGGCTGACCCAGAACGTCTTCAGCGCCGTGCGCAGGCCCTCGGACGGCGGGCGCCGGGGGAGCCGCCGGTCGGGCAGCACGATCGCGAACAGCGTGGTGAGCGCGAACCCGACGAGGCCGGGCACGAGGAACAGCAGCAGCAGGTGCGCGCCGAGGAACTGTGCGGCGTAAGCGGATCCGAGCATGCCGACCTGCTGCATGACGCCGAGCAGGCCGCTCACTTTCCCGCGCTGGACGGACGGCACCTGATCGGCGACCGTCGCCATCAGCGCGGCGAGGGCGGCGTTCGCCAGCGCCTGCGCGACGAACCAGGCGGCGGCGATCACGAAGAGGTTGCCGGCCAGCCCGATCACGGCCAGGCAGACCGTGAGCCCGAGCGAGCCGGTGACCAGCCACGGGCGCCGGCGGCCGAACCGCCCGGTGGTGCGGTCGCTGATCCGGCCGAAGACGGGGTTGGCGAGGAACGCCGCGACCGCGCCGGCGCTGCTGACCGTGCCGAGGGCGGCGACCGCGTCGTCCGGGCCGACGAGGGACTGGACCTTGATCGCGAGGCTGGCCAGAACCGGCGTCAGCAGCGCGAAGAACAACCCCACCTGCGCGAGCGCCATGGTCGCGACGACCCTCGGCGGTGCCTTGCGAGTGGGCGGGGGGATCAGCACGTCGCCTTGCGTGGCGGCGGAAGCTGTCGTGGCCATGATCGCCTCCTTGCGACCTCGGCAGTGAGGAGGCCATGACAGCACGCGACCGACCGAGTGCTCGGTCGGTAGATCGAAGAGAAATATATTCGTGATTCATTAGTGATAACCAGCCGACGGCTGCGAGCGGCGATCGGCTCGGCCGGACCCGCGTGTCAACCGCTTACCGGCGCCGTTCCAGCCGGTAAGAACCTTCCTTCGGCTGTATCTCGGGCACCGGTGACCTGGCTAGGTTCGAGCGCGCTGATCACCTTTGGGAGGAATCACATGCGTTCCAGAACTCGCGCCGGGCTCGGTGTGCTCGCCGCCGGCGTGGCCTCGGTGCTGCTGGCGAACGTCGCGGGCGCGGCCCCCGCGCCGGGCGCGCCGGGCGTCGGCGACCCGTACTACCCGAACGCCGGCAACGGCGGCACCGACGTGCTGCACTACGACATCCGGCTCAGCTACCAGCCGGCCACCGACGTGCTGTCCGGCACGACCACGCTGCTGCTCACCGCGACCCAGGACCTCTCCCGGTTCGACCTGGACTTCGCGCTCAAGGCCTCCAGCGTGCTGGTCGGCAACCGGCCCGCGCAGTTCACCAACCAGAACGGCGACGGCGAGCTGGTGATCACCCCCGCCGCGCCGCTGGCCAAGGGGCAGACCACCACCGTCGTCGTCGCCTACTCCGACACCCCGTCCACGGCGAAGATCGGCACCCTCAACGCGTGGAAGAAGGGCTCGTTCGGCGCGCTCGGCGTCGACGAGCCGCAGAGCGCCGCGTGGTGG includes the following:
- a CDS encoding 1,4-dihydroxy-2-naphthoyl-CoA synthase; protein product: MDDARVSELFDPAAWTEVEGFDFTDITYHRSTESRSGKRVVRVAFDRPEVRNAFRPHTVDELYRALDHARMSSDVGCVLLTGNGPSPKDGGWAFCSGGDQRIRGRSGYQYASGETSDTVDPARAGRLHILEVQRLIRFMPKPVLAVVPGWAAGGGHSLHVVCDLTLASAEHARFKQTDADVGSFDGGFGSAYLARQVGQKFAREIFFLGRDYTAEQMHAMGAVNAVVPHAELEAEALEWGWAILGKSPTAQRMLKYAFNAIDDGLVGQQLFAGETTRLAYMQDEAVEGRDAFLEKRDPDWAAYPYYY
- a CDS encoding TetR/AcrR family transcriptional regulator, encoding MSFPPRYRTAPVKSRGDLAGEASRSKALHAALELFAVSGFKGTSIAQVAAKTGLSQSGLLHHFPSKAALLSAVLEERDAEDGRFMSNNGEPPLGWAAFDALGSLVARNSTRPQLVSLFVRLSGEAIEPGHPAHQWVRDHYDGIESWLTDALRTGQAQGEVDPEAPIASLVHMTIAVLDGLQQQWLLQPARVSMVSDFAAHVAMLRAQWGTGPDVQGS
- the menE gene encoding o-succinylbenzoate--CoA ligase yields the protein MRVVWLDGSADAVAALDAAVASALDGGEAVLPLNAADPSAPALLAGMAPDTPAEPGTAVVIATSGSTGAPKGVLLSPSALTASARATHDRLGGPGHWLLATPAHYIGGLQVLVRARLAGTRPAYLVGDGFRPDDFAAAAAPVLAASGPTYTALVPTQLVRLLDDGGAGLEAARAFDAIVLGAAATSPKLRTRAAEAGVRIMPAYGMSETASGCVYDGVPLDGVHVQLDADDRIRISGEVLAHGYRLAPELTAESFADGWFRTSDRGRIHADGRVEVLGRADDVINTGGVKVSAAAVERVLGGQPGVRDACVVGLPDPEWGEAVVALVVTEGVADSSGLRAAVRAELGPAATPKRLEFAAELPLRGPGKIDRGAVRALLAT
- a CDS encoding glycoside hydrolase family 3 protein translates to MNDLENRIEKALGVLDLPAKVRLLTGAALFALYPEPAIELGEVVLSDGPTGVRGSEFAGGRVTCLLPNATLLAQHWDTAVAAEVGALLAEEAAAQGVHVVLGPTINLHRSPLGGRLFEAFSEDPLLTGALATAYVKAMQERGIAATPKHFLANESETERNTMNSVVSERALREVYLLPFEMTVAEADPWAVMASYNRINGITGTEHAPLIEGVLKGEWAYDGLVMSDWFATTSTAASANGGLDLVMPGPAGPWGTALVEAVREGAVRESVVDEHLRRLLRLAGRVGAFGPRREPPSGLPAPDSPARRRQLRDLAAGGMTVLVNRNSVLPLENPGRVVVIGRHATETIAQGGGSAQVRPPHVVSIADGLTAVLDQVSIVDGVEVRQDPPVAAPGTVRDPETGEEGVRLVARDASGTLLVSRHLDWAETAVGFGTALDDVASIELTAQVVLGGPARMQVGVRGAGEWTFTAPGHQERFELAAPDGPGGGVLHPPARTVTADLEPGAIITATTPGEPGMRVLGLIVRPAPLPAAAAISAAAHAAREADVAVVVVGLSQEQETEGSDKETLALPGEQDALVAAVAAVARRTVVVVNAATPVLMPWREQVDAVLWAGLPGQESGAAVAAALTGEVEPAGRLVTTFPARDGDGPAWSTVPVDGELPYTDDVATGYRGWSGEPLFWFGHGLGYTEWTYGAAELTAAEAIRSVRVEVANSGSRAGREVVQVYLRPDGEPVRLIGWVGVRLEPGQSARVDVPCDPRVQRIWRDGGWHPLPARGEVLIARGLGDVRITLPVGP
- a CDS encoding MFS transporter, producing MATTASAATQGDVLIPPPTRKAPPRVVATMALAQVGLFFALLTPVLASLAIKVQSLVGPDDAVAALGTVSSAGAVAAFLANPVFGRISDRTTGRFGRRRPWLVTGSLGLTVCLAVIGLAGNLFVIAAAWFVAQALANAALAALMATVADQVPSVQRGKVSGLLGVMQQVGMLGSAYAAQFLGAHLLLLFLVPGLVGFALTTLFAIVLPDRRLPRRPPSEGLRTALKTFWVSPRKHPDFAWAWVSRFMIILASFLFTTYRLLYMQHELALSLADATAVMATGVLLYTIMVALTGQAAGWLSDKLRRRKVFVAASTLLFGVGLILLLQAETIGAFYVGEVVLGAGYGIYMGVDLALVIDVLPNPDDSAKDLGVLNIANAGPQALAPAVGAALIGIGGGNNYSLLLGVAAAVCVVGAVAVLPIKSVR
- the menD gene encoding 2-succinyl-5-enolpyruvyl-6-hydroxy-3-cyclohexene-1-carboxylic-acid synthase, which encodes MNPSTAQARVIVDELVRNTVSHVVLCPGSRNAPLAIALYDAAAAGRLQLHVRIDERGAAFLALGIAARTGRPAAVVCTSGTAAANFHPAVLEADRAGVPLIVLTADRPPELRAAGASQVIDQYQLYGNAVRYFDELAVAERRAGQNSYWRSQICRAWNAAYGEWRCGPVHLNIPFREPLVPDFVDEAWYESLEGRPDGERWTELPDFGALPSFVVPSARHGLVIACDTGVQAASEWAEQHGWPVVSETGGLGLSGSTAIPAGAWLLGVEEFISKHRPEQVLCLGRPTVFRQVQQVLSDPSVEVLLVRPDSDWPAPAHNVRQVGQWFAEPTKPADPEWLASWQRADAAATGAVTEALAGEPWPSGLRVATELVDALPDGALLVVGSSNPTRDVALAGRLRPDVLVHRNRGVAGIDGTVSTAIGAAMVHRAPSYALLGDLTFLHDASGLLTGPTEQRPDLTIVVLNDDGGGIFSLLEQGAPEYNASFERVFGTPHGADLGALCAGYRVPHVVAETITEFRAALKPQPGLRVVEVRVDRTRHRDLHARLRSAVAAAVGSA